Part of the Candidatus Dadabacteria bacterium genome is shown below.
TTGACGGGGATTATTCTGATTATCCAAGGGAAATGAAGACCCTTCTCTCGCCGATAGCGAAGGGCGGGTACGATTTCGTCATAGGGTCAAGAACTATCGGCGAAAGACAGAAGGGAGCGCTTTTGCCCCAGGCCCTTGTGGGCAACTATGTGGCGACCAGCCTTATAAGGCTGCTCTACGGAGTGAGCTTTACCGATCTTGGTCCCTTCAGGGCCATAAGGTACGATAAGCTCCTTTGTCTTGACATGAGAGACAAAACCTTCGGATGGACGGTTGAGATGCAGGTAAAGGCAGCAAAGAAAGGATTTCGCTGCACAGAGGTTCCGGTGAGTTACAGAAAGAGAATAGGAACTTCAAAGATAACCGGAACGATT
Proteins encoded:
- a CDS encoding glycosyltransferase family 2 protein, which encodes MEKTVVIIPALNEERSIGQVIGDIPRDLVTEIVVVDNGSTDSTASVASGCGATVVNEERKGYGQACLAGINYIKSSSYTPDIIVFLDGDYSDYPREMKTLLSPIAKGGYDFVIGSRTIGERQKGALLPQALVGNYVATSLIRLLYGVSFTDLGPFRAIRYDKLLCLDMRDKTFGWTVEMQVKAAKKGFRCTEVPVSYRKRIGTSKITGTIAGSFMAGVKIIWMIFKQLFS